In the genome of SAR324 cluster bacterium, the window CTCACGACTTCAATAATTTGCTGTATGTGATCCTGGGCTATGCGAATATGTCCAAAGATGACTTGCCCGCAGACCACCCGGTCCGTGAAAATCTGGGGGAAATTGTAACAGCAGGTCACCGGGCTGAAAAACTCATTCAGCAGATTCTGACCTTCAGTCGTCAGGCGGAACAGGAAAAAATTCCCTTGCACCTGGTTCCGCTGGTCAAGGAATCTCTCAAATTTTTAAGAGCCTCCCTGCCGACCACCATCCACATTGTTTCAGATATCAATCCGGACCAGAAACAGAATATTCTGGCAGACCCCACACAAATGCACCAGATTCTGCTCAATTTATGTACCAACGCGTCCTATGCCATGAAGGATGAGGGCGGCACCTTGAAAGTAATGCTGGATGCTGTGTTTCTTACGCTGGAGGAGGCGTTGCCGCTCAATCTGGTGGAAGGGCATTATGTGCGGCTGAGGGTGCAGGATACGGGAACAGGCATAGAACCTGATATTCTTGACAGAATTTTTGAACCCTATTTCACGACAAAACCGGTTGGAGAAGGCACAGGAATGGGGTTGGCGGTGGTTCATGGAATCATCCAGGCCCATAAAGGGGCTATCACCGTGACAAGCACCGGGAACGAAGGCACGTTATTCACCATACTGCTCCCGGTGTTTGAATCTGAAGATATTGAAACGTACATTCAGAAAATAGAACCGGTTTCAGGTCAAAACCAGCATATCCTGTTGGTCGATGATGAAGAACTGGTACTCCAGATGGAAAAAGAACAGTTGGAGCGTCTGGGATATCAGGTCACAGCTTTTACCGATCCTTTGACAGCTTATGATGCCTTTTTGATGGCACCGTTTGCGTTTGATCTGCTGCTCACCGATCAGACCATGCCCTCTCTTACTGGAAAAGCCCTGGCGGGAAAAATTCTGGGGAAACGTCCGGATCTGCCGGTAATTCTGGTATCAGGATACCATGAGTCGCTCAATCTTCAGGAATTGCATGAAGCAGGAATTATGGAATTTTTAACAAAGCCTGTGAACATGCGACAACTGAGTCACATTCTGCAAACCTTGCTTGAAAAGTAAGCGTTCAGCGTTCAGCTTTCAGTGTTTATGCGCCTCAGAAGCATTATGACTCAATAGCAGAAAAAATCGTTTGGCTTCCAGGCCTGGAGCATTCCTGATAGCTGAAGGCTGAACGCTTACCTTGAAAACAGAGTTGAAACGTCCTGAATATGCGACACAGACTAAATATCACTGTCTTCAATGTTTCCGACCGCCCAAAAGGCTTTTTCACGAACTTGAGGATCCGGATCATCCAGCAGATAACGCAGTTCTGTCAGTGATTCCGGATTCTGAAGCATTCCCAACGCCCACACAGCATGTTCCCTCACGCCGGCATAGGGATCACGCAGTAGATCCATGAGGGTCGCTGTGGCATCAATAGACTCCAGCATGCCAAGTGCCCAGGCGATATTTTCCCGCACACTGGCTGAGGGATCCTGTGAATGTCTGATCAATGCGGGAACAGCACCCGGTTCGCCCCAGATCCCCAAAGCCCAGGCGGCCATCGCCTTGAGGGAAGCATCTTCATGATCCAGTTTGTCCAGAATTTTAGTGAAAGCGTCTTTTCCGGATAAGCGCAAAGTGCTGATGATGAATTCCTGAACAGGACTTTCTTCTTTGAGCAGAACCCGGAACACCGCATCAAAATGATCCAGTTTCTGACAGGCACCCACCGCCCATACGGCGAAATACCGGATTTCAAGGTTCTCATGAGCCAGATAATTCACAAAGTGATCTACCGTCGACTGATGCGCGGACAGACTTTGTTGAAGTTTCCGCAGTGTTTCCGGATTTTCCCGTAACGCCACATAAATTTTGGACAGGGCTTCCATGATACTTTCCCGATGTTCCGGAGACTGGTGTTCCCATGCCGTCAACAACGGCAAAACACCTGCCAGTGAGCCCATCACACCTAACGCCTGAATGGCCAGTTTTCTCACCTCAGGGTGCTGATGATCCAGCGCCTGTGTGAAAGGTGCCAGAGAGTCCTCTAAAACAGTTTTCTGGAACATGGGGTTCTCCTGTAGCTTTTGAAAAATTTGTAGTTGAATTGCGTCTCAGGCAAGGAACAGACTAAGAAGTTTGGACAATGCACTTTCTAAGTATCCGACCATGAATCTTTAACTATTTTTTCTGGTTCCCTATTTCTGGTGCACGTCTGTTAAGTTAAGCCCTGTGAAGGCACTGGCACCAATTCCCCCTTGGCTTAAGGTGGTTCGGGGGATGTTATTCTGAGCTTTAAATCCCCCATGCCCCCTTTGAAAAGGGGGATTTTCTCGCAGGTAGAGACGAGTTTCAAACCCGTCTCTACCGGGAACCGTTCCAGACGAGACGTCAGGAACCAGATTAATGTCAAAAATTTTTTGATCGGCTACTTATCCGTTTCTGGAGACAGGGATGTTGCTACGTGTCAAATCTTACTCAATGTTGCTACCAATATAATTACGTGGCCATTCAGTGGGGGAAAGATATTCACGGCGAACCGTCGTGGGGTCAAGACAAAATAATATTTTATCCGGAAACAGAGCAATAATTTGTGCTTGCCAACGTTTGGAATTTTATGACATAGGACCTTATATCTTGAAGCTTGTTTTTGACGTTGGCCCTCATGTTCAGTGATCATAAAAATTCAAATCCACAGGGGAAACTATGACAAAACCATACATTCTTAATGCACGGGACGCCTCCATGCACGATGTGTCTCTTCTTGGCGGCAAGGCCAACAACATGGCATGGCTGACCCGTAACGCATTTCCGGTCCCCGATTGGCTGGTCGTGACAACCCATGCTTATGACCAACATCTGCAACAGGAAGGACTCAAGGCCTGGATCAAGGAACAGATGGTCAAGGTCCAGAAAGCTGACAGAGCGGCTATTCCTGCGATTTTGAAAGAAATCCGCCAGAAAGTGGTAGAGTCGCCCTTTCCACGGACAATTGAAACAATACTCCAACAAAATCTTGCCCGGATTGACGACTGGGAAAACGAATATTTCGCCGTGCGTTCCTCCATTGTGGGAGAAGACGCTGAAGGTGCCTCCTTTGCGGGGCAAATGGAGTCCTTCCTGTTTCAGAAAGGGCTGGCCCAGATTTCAGAATCTGTCCGCAAATGTTTTGCCAGCTCCTATACCGACCGGGCCATCCTCTATCGCATCCAGAAAGGATTGCCGCTGTTGAGCATCGAAGCCGCCGTGGTGGTGCAGGTGATGATTGAAGGCCGGGTTTCAGGAGTGTTGTTCACGGCTCATCCAGTCACAGGCAGTCGTCAGCACGCACTGGTTTCCTCCTGTTACGGAATTGGTGAAGGCATTGTTTCAGGCCTCTGCAACACCGATGAATACCATGTCGGACTGGTCGATGGCACGGTGCAAGCGTCTATCAATGACAAGGATGCCCAGATGATTTTTGATCAGACCACAGGCCGGGGCGTGGTCAGGGTGGATGTGGCTCAAGACCTGCGCCTGCAACCCAGTCTGAGCGATAACGAGGCTCGACGTGTCGCGGATTGCGGCCGGGTGATTGCCGAATTGCTGGGACGTCCCCAGGATATTGAATGGGCCTTCCGTGAAAATCAACTCTACATTTTGCAAACCAGACCCATCACCCAGCTTCCGCCTCCGGCAGAGCCTCGCGGTAACTGGCTGGTTTGGGACAATTCGAACATTCAGGAAAGCTACTGCGGCATCACCACACCCCTGACCTTCAGTTTTGCCAACAAGACCTATGGCGAAGTGTATCGGCAGACCATGCGGATCATGGGGATTTCCCCCAAAGTGATTCAGGAACATGATGCCATGCTCAACACCATGCTCGGGCTCATCCAGGGGCGGGTGTATTACAACATCAACAACTGGTATCGCGGACTCCTGTTTCTGCCCTCCTTCAAAACCCATAAAGGCGATATGGAACGGATGATGGGACTCCAGGATTCAGTGGATATGGTTCAGGATAAAATGTTGACCTGGCGTGAAAAAATCAAACGGCTTCCCGGATTGTTTGTCACGCTGATCCGGGCCTTGTGGAAATTCCGTCAGATCAACACCCTGACTGAAAACTTCAGGGCCATGTTCAAAGCCGTTTATGACAGCATTGACCGCAAAGCCCTGCATCGTCTTGAAATCGGCGAACTGATGGCGCTCAATCAGCGATTGTTTGATGAATTGATCTCCGGGTGGACGGTTCCCATCATCAACGATTTTTATGTGATGATGATGAATGGCAAAGTCCACCGCTGGCTCAACCGGATTGCGGTGGAAAATCCGGCAGTGGTCCAGAACAACCTGCTGTCTGGCGAAGAAGGCATTGAAAGCACCGAACCCACCAAACGACTGCTGAGGATGTGCGAAACCATTCGCCAGACCCCGAAGCTCCAGCAATTGTTCGAGACCTTTCCCAATGAACGTCTGCTCAATGCCATCCAGATTGACGATCCGTCCTTTTATAGGGAATGTCTGGCTTACATAGAATTGTATGGTGACCGGACCATTGGCGAATTGAAACTGGAATCGATCACCCTGCGGCAGGACGCGTCGTTCATGTTTGCGATCTTGCGTAATTTTCTGAGCCGGACAGACCTGAACCTGGAAACACTCAACCAGAATGAAGCCCGATTCCGTCAGGAAGCGGAAGAACTCTGTTTCAGCAGAATCCGGTCACAACTCGGTGAGCGGAAACTCCTGCGGTTCAAAAAAGATGTGGAACGACTGCGGCATGGCATCAAAAACCGGGAAAACATGCGGCTGGCACGAACCAGAGTGTTCGGGTTGTATCGGGACATTTATCTGGAAATAAGCCGTCAAATGCATTTTTACGGATTTTTTGAGCACCCTCGTGACATTTTTTACCTGACGGTGGAAGAATGCCAGTATTACATGGATGGCCGCATGCCCCAGCGGGATCTCAAACCTTTGATTGCCGCCCGCAAAGCCGAGTTTGAACGCTACAAACAGGAACCCGAACCAGCCCATCATTTTTATACAAAGGGGCCGGTCTATCATCACAACAGTTTTGAATATCCGCACAAAAACAAACAGGCCGCCGGAGATGGCGCGTTGAAAGGTATCGGCTGTTATCCCGGTATTGTGGAAAACAAGGTCAGGCTGATTTTTTCACCCGAAGATGAACTCTCCCTGAACGGCCAGATTCTGTGCACTGTCCGGACTGATCCGGGATGGGCACCGTTATTCCCGACGGCTGGCGGGATTGTGGTGGAACGGGGTTCCACCCTGTCACATTCCGCGGTAGTGGCCCGTGAATTGGGAATCCCCGCGATCGTGGGCATCCCTGATATTACAAAAATTCTGAAAGATGGTGAAACGATCCGCATGGATGGCGCGACCGGAGAAGTCACGAGGCTTGAAACCAAGTGATTGGCGGGGACTCGTTTAGCCGTCTTTTATTTGGGGTTGATCCTGTTTTCTGCCACACATTGTAGGGGCAAACTCCAAACCAGGTGGTGAATCAAAGACCGTTTTTTGACACAGGGCCGAAAATGTGACCAACCCCGAGAACTTTGTGATTTTTTGAATGGAGCATGAATGAATAAGCAGAAATCCCTACCAATCCAGTGGTCGCCTTCACTGGCAACAGAAATATTCATGATTGACGATCAGCACAAGGAGCTTTTCAGGAGGATTGACCGGTTGATGGATGCGTTGACGGAGGGAATCAGCAATGAAGAACTGCTTGAGCTGTTTTCGTTTCTTGAAGTGTACACGTTGCTACATTTTAACGCAGAAGAAGAATACATGACCGAATACAATTATCCCATGACAGAACTCCACAAAACACAGCATGTCTATTTTGTGGACAAACTCGAGGAATTGAAAGAGCAGGCAAAAAACTCATTCAACAGCCATCAACTTGCGGACCTGCTTAAAACACACCTGATCGACTGGCTGATCAATCATATTGTCAAAATGGATCAGCATTTGGCGGCATATCTCAAAAAGAACCGTGTGAGTTGAAAGGAAGGTAATCACTTTGGTTAAGTACCCGACCATAAATATTTATACATTTTTTCTGGTTCCCTATCTCTGGTGGAGAACCCTCCTTATCCCACCTCCGGTGGGCTTGCCAATGAGCAGTGGAAGGGTACCGGAGGTGCGATGTTTCGTGACATAAATGGCTGTACTCTCGTAGATCGGGCGAATCACCGACTGACCGAGCCCCAGGTTCAGGCCTTATGGTCCATGGTTACACATGAAAATCCAACCGCCTGAGATATGACGTATGAAAATATACAGTATTTTTTATTAACCAGAATCCTTTCCTCTGATTTGTGGCTCTTATGGGGTGAACGTGACAGACGCGGTGTTCTGTCGCTGACTCTGGTGGCAATCTGACCATAAGTTAAATTGTCACATATTTTAGACCATCCATTAAAATAAAGAGGATATATGAATAAATTATTTCCAGAAAATTTGCATAAAATTGAAAGAGTTATGAGAATTGTGTTAGGGTTGGTTTTATTAAGTCTTGTATTTGTCGGTCCACAGACATTATGGGGACTTGTTGGCGTAGTCCCTTTAATCACAGGATTAGTTAAAAGT includes:
- a CDS encoding hemerythrin family protein, translated to MNKQKSLPIQWSPSLATEIFMIDDQHKELFRRIDRLMDALTEGISNEELLELFSFLEVYTLLHFNAEEEYMTEYNYPMTELHKTQHVYFVDKLEELKEQAKNSFNSHQLADLLKTHLIDWLINHIVKMDQHLAAYLKKNRVS
- a CDS encoding DUF2892 domain-containing protein — translated: MNKLFPENLHKIERVMRIVLGLVLLSLVFVGPQTLWGLVGVVPLITGLVKSCPLYTLLGFSTCPMKQS
- a CDS encoding HEAT repeat domain-containing protein codes for the protein MFQKTVLEDSLAPFTQALDHQHPEVRKLAIQALGVMGSLAGVLPLLTAWEHQSPEHRESIMEALSKIYVALRENPETLRKLQQSLSAHQSTVDHFVNYLAHENLEIRYFAVWAVGACQKLDHFDAVFRVLLKEESPVQEFIISTLRLSGKDAFTKILDKLDHEDASLKAMAAWALGIWGEPGAVPALIRHSQDPSASVRENIAWALGMLESIDATATLMDLLRDPYAGVREHAVWALGMLQNPESLTELRYLLDDPDPQVREKAFWAVGNIEDSDI
- a CDS encoding response regulator; this translates as MQNTQVRFKDSIAVKLLTAVFAFYLVLTFTVTIIHMVTNYYYEEQALMTELDNIALRHIPVVQQDLLTQKNSLQKELQGIHAFSGILGVRILSTDGSVRAQIGKTSPATQGNSINGYFRLEDAGFFSKKYEIRSPGDAGVKMGEIELFSSLMVVYERLKIGFLLIIINAVIKTIGLWLIFLWISRHILSIPLGTLIRAMDHVKLENLDQQRVQLPLDGKNEITLLGRSMNEMMEKLSRAIASQQHTELQKLQLEQQLKQAQKMEAIGTLAGGIAHDFNNLLYVILGYANMSKDDLPADHPVRENLGEIVTAGHRAEKLIQQILTFSRQAEQEKIPLHLVPLVKESLKFLRASLPTTIHIVSDINPDQKQNILADPTQMHQILLNLCTNASYAMKDEGGTLKVMLDAVFLTLEEALPLNLVEGHYVRLRVQDTGTGIEPDILDRIFEPYFTTKPVGEGTGMGLAVVHGIIQAHKGAITVTSTGNEGTLFTILLPVFESEDIETYIQKIEPVSGQNQHILLVDDEELVLQMEKEQLERLGYQVTAFTDPLTAYDAFLMAPFAFDLLLTDQTMPSLTGKALAGKILGKRPDLPVILVSGYHESLNLQELHEAGIMEFLTKPVNMRQLSHILQTLLEK
- a CDS encoding phosphoenolpyruvate synthase — its product is MTKPYILNARDASMHDVSLLGGKANNMAWLTRNAFPVPDWLVVTTHAYDQHLQQEGLKAWIKEQMVKVQKADRAAIPAILKEIRQKVVESPFPRTIETILQQNLARIDDWENEYFAVRSSIVGEDAEGASFAGQMESFLFQKGLAQISESVRKCFASSYTDRAILYRIQKGLPLLSIEAAVVVQVMIEGRVSGVLFTAHPVTGSRQHALVSSCYGIGEGIVSGLCNTDEYHVGLVDGTVQASINDKDAQMIFDQTTGRGVVRVDVAQDLRLQPSLSDNEARRVADCGRVIAELLGRPQDIEWAFRENQLYILQTRPITQLPPPAEPRGNWLVWDNSNIQESYCGITTPLTFSFANKTYGEVYRQTMRIMGISPKVIQEHDAMLNTMLGLIQGRVYYNINNWYRGLLFLPSFKTHKGDMERMMGLQDSVDMVQDKMLTWREKIKRLPGLFVTLIRALWKFRQINTLTENFRAMFKAVYDSIDRKALHRLEIGELMALNQRLFDELISGWTVPIINDFYVMMMNGKVHRWLNRIAVENPAVVQNNLLSGEEGIESTEPTKRLLRMCETIRQTPKLQQLFETFPNERLLNAIQIDDPSFYRECLAYIELYGDRTIGELKLESITLRQDASFMFAILRNFLSRTDLNLETLNQNEARFRQEAEELCFSRIRSQLGERKLLRFKKDVERLRHGIKNRENMRLARTRVFGLYRDIYLEISRQMHFYGFFEHPRDIFYLTVEECQYYMDGRMPQRDLKPLIAARKAEFERYKQEPEPAHHFYTKGPVYHHNSFEYPHKNKQAAGDGALKGIGCYPGIVENKVRLIFSPEDELSLNGQILCTVRTDPGWAPLFPTAGGIVVERGSTLSHSAVVARELGIPAIVGIPDITKILKDGETIRMDGATGEVTRLETK